In Bombus pyrosoma isolate SC7728 linkage group LG2, ASM1482585v1, whole genome shotgun sequence, a genomic segment contains:
- the LOC122573382 gene encoding uncharacterized protein LOC122573382 isoform X2, giving the protein MQVTKEVCEILVELHPGARCRSTDRISFTSNNTRGYKARMYEGTSQERVIISIRHPNDYIRHWLQYGFPDPRQEASYIANKHLL; this is encoded by the exons ATGCAAGTTACCAAAGAAGTCTGCGAAATCCTCGTAGAATTGCATCCAG GTGCACGTTGTCGTTCCACGGATCGGATATCCTTCACGTCGAATAACACTCGAGGGTACAAGGCACGTATGTACGAGGGTACAAG CCAGGAGCGAGTGATTATTAGCATCAGGCACCCAAACGATTATATCCGCCACTGGTTACAGTATGGATTTCCAGATCCTCGTCAAGAAGCGAGTTACATAGCGAACAAGCATCTTCTTTAA